The genomic segment CCGCCCCGGTCCGGCGGCTTCCCGGAGCGCGACCCGTATGCGTCCCCGCACGGGGACCAGCAGCAGGGCCGCCCGCACCGCTACGAGGACGCCCCGCACTACGACGAGCCGCAGCGCTACGAGGACCCCCAGCGCTCCGTGCCACAGCAGGGTGACTACCGGTCCGGCGCCTCCGACCGCCCGCCGTACGGCTCCCAGCACCGCGATCTCCCCGAGCCGCCGGCCGGCCGGAGCCACGGTGGCCCCGGCGGTCCGGCCGGGCTCCCCGCGCCGAGCGGGGCGCCCGGGCCGCTGGCCGCGCAGCCCGCGCCCGCGACCGGCCCGGGCGAGCCCACCGCGCGGCTGAACCCGAAGTACCTCTTCGACACCTTCGTCATCGGTGCCTCCAACCGCTTCGCGCACGCCGCCGCGGTGGCGGTCGCCGAGGCGCCGGCCAAGGCGTACAACCCGCTGTTCATCTACGGGGAGTCGGGGCTCGGCAAGACCCATCTGCTGCACGCCATCGGGCACTACGCGCGGAGCCTCTACCCGGGCACGCGGGTGCGCTACGTGAGCTCCGAGGAGTTCACCAACGAGTTCATCAACTCCATCCGCGACGGCAAGGCGGACGCGTTCCGCAAGCGCTACCGCGACATGGACATCCTGCTGGTCGACGACATCCAGTTCCTGGCGAGCAAGGAGTCGACGCAGGAGGAGTTCTTCCACACCTTCAACACCCTGCACAACGCCAACAAGCAGATCGTCCTCTCCTCGGACCGGCCGCCCAAGCAGCTCGTCACGCTGGAGGACCGGCTCCGCAACCGCTTCGAGTGGGGCCTGATCACGGATGTGCAGCCGCCCGAGCTGGAGACGCGGATCGCGATCCTCCGGAAGAAGGCCGTCCAGGAACAGCTCAACGCCCCGCCGGAGGTCCTGGAGTTCATCGCCTCCCGCATCTCCCGCAACATCCGGGAACTGGAGGGCGCGCTGATCCGGGTGACCGCCTTCGCCAGTCTCAACCGCCAGCCCGTGGATCTCGGCCTGACCGAGATCGTGCTCAAGGACCTGATCCCGGGCGGCGAGGACGCGGCACCGGAGATCACGGCCTCGGCCATCATGGCCGAGACGGCCGCCTACTTCGGGCTCACCGTGGAGGATCTCTGCGGCTCGTCCCGGAGCCGGGTGCTCGTGACCGCCCGCCAGATCGCCATGTATCTCTGCCGGGAGCTGACCGATCTCTCCCTGCCGAAGATCGGCGCCCAGTTCGGCGGACGCGACCACACGACCGTGATGCACGCCGACCGCAAGATCCGCGCGCTGATGGCCGAGCGGCGCTCGATCTACAACCAGGTCACGGAGCTCACCAACCGCATCAAGAACAGCTGACGGACCGCGCGGCCGCCGCGGCGGTACGAGAGGGCGCCCCCGGGAGTACGGCTCCGGGGGGCGCCTTCGGCGTTCCCCGGCCCGTGCCGGCTCCGGCCCGGGCCGCCCGGGTCGCCGGGCCGCGGTGCGCGCCCCGCGGCCCGGGGCGCGCCTTTCCCCGGCCGTCCACGGCCTTCCTGGCCTCTCCCGTGCGCGTCCCCGTTCCCTCTCCCCGCGCGCCTCCGCGCCGGTTCCGGCTTCCCCGGGGAGGTGCGTACACCGCACGCACGTCCCGGCGGCCGTGCTCCGCGCGTCCCGGCGCTGTTCGAATACGTGCCGCCGCAGGGCGGTTCTCCACAGCGGATGGGCAAATGGACCGTCCACACCCTGGGGAGAGGGAAGTTGTCCAGATCTTGTCCACAGCCGGCCCCGTGTGAGGGCGGCACCGGGAGGTCAAGCGCCTGTGGACTTGTGGCTATCCGGTCTCCACAGACTGTGGAGGAACAGCCCGGCCCGCGCGCGACGGTCCGGTTGTCCACCGCCTGCCCACAGGGAAGACCCTGTTGTGCACAGCCTTTCCACACCGTTGTCCACTGTTCGGCAACACAACACCCCTCGTCACCGACAAGAGTGAACTGCATCACATCAACGCGCCGGATTGGGCTGTGCAGAACCTGGGTAAAACTGGGGACGCCGCTGGGGAGAACCCGCCCTTCCCTGTGTACGGCGTGTGCAGAACTCTTCCCCGTCCACAGGACCGGTGAGTTGTCCACCGGTCCCGCCCACAGGACCCGTGGACAAAAAACAGCTGCTGAGCTGCGAAAAGCGGGTTATCCACGGTTTCCACAGGCCCTACTACTACGACCACGTAGTTACAGGGGGAAATCCGTTTCGAAGTGGGGCCTGTGCACAACTCGCCCTCGGGCCGCGCCACGCCTCCCGGCCCGACTTGACCCCGGAGCGCACCGAGTGTCCGTGGTGTGCGTCAGACTGGACCGGCGGCACACAGCCGACGACGAAGGCCAGCAGGGCGAGCCAGCAACAGCAGGAGGCGGCTTACGGTGAAGATCCGGGTGGAGCGCGATGTACTCGCGGAGGCGGTGGCCTGGGCGGCCCGCAGCCTCCCGGCCCGTCCGCCGGTGCCCGTCCTCGCGGGCCTGCTGCTGAAGGCCGAGGACGGTTCCCTGAGCCTGTCGGGCTTCGACTACGAGGTCTCGGCCCGCGTCTCCGTCGAGGCGGACGTGGAGGAGGGCGGCACCGTCCTCGTCTCCGGGCGGCTGCTCGCCGACATCTGCCGCGCCCTGCCGAACCGCCCCGTGGAGATCTCCACGGACGGTGTGCGGGTGACCGTGGTCTGCGGCTCCTCCCGGTTCACCCTCCACACCCTCCCCGTGGAGGAGTACCCGGCGCTGCCGGACATGCCGGACGCCACCGGCACCGTCCCCGGCGAGGTCTTCGCCGCGGCCGCCGCGCAGGTCGCCATCGCCGCCGGCCGGGACGACACCCTCCCGGTGCTCACGGGTGTCCGGATCGAGATCGAGGGCGACACGGTCACGCTGGCCGCCACCGACCGCTACCGCTTCGCGGTGCGCGAGTTCCTGTGGAAGCCCGAGGTCCCCGACCTCTCCGCCGTCGCCCTGGTCCCGGCCAAGACGCTGCTCGACACGGCCAAGTCGCTCACCAGCGGCGACACCGTCAGCATCGCGCTGGCGGGCTCCGGCAAGGGCGAGGGCCTGATCGGCTTCGAGGGCGCCGGCCGCCGCACCACCACCCGCCTCCTCGAAGGCGATCTGCCGAAGTACCGCACCCTCTTCCCGACCGAGTTCAACTCCGTCGCGGTGATCGAGACCGCGCCGTTCGTCGACGCGGTCAAGCGCGTGGCCCTGGTCGCCGAGCGGAACACTCCGGTGCGCCTCAGCTTCGAGCAGGGCGTGCTGATCCTGGAGGCCGGTTCCAGCGACGACGCACAGGCTGTGGAAAGGGTGGACGCCCAGCTCGACGGGGACGACATCTCGATCGCCTTCAACCCCGGCTTCCTGCTGGAGGGCCTGAGCGCCATCGACTCCCCGGTGGCCCAGCTGTCCTTCACCACCTCCACGAAGCCCGCCCTGCTGAGCGGCAGGCCCGCCGTGGACGCGGAGGCGGACGACGCCTACAAGTACCTGATCATGCCGGTGCGACTGAGCGGCTGAGCGGCGGGTACCCGGCGGGAGCAGGAGTCCGCGCGGACCACCGCGCCGGGACCGGCGTTTTGTCCCCGCCGCCCCCTCCGACGTGCGTCTGAGCACCGGAAGCCCACAGGTGAGCGGCGGGTGCCCGGGCGTAGGCTCGGCCGGGTACCAATCGCAACGACTACGTCGAAGAGGGTCACTGATGGAGCTCGGTCTCGTCGGTCTCGGCAAGATGGGCGGCAACATGCGCGAGCGCATCCGCCGCGCAGGTCACACCGTCATCGGATTCGACCACAATCCGGATCTTGCCGATGTCCACAGCCTGGAGGAGCTGGTGGGCCGGCTCACGGGTCCGCGCGTCGTCTGGATCATGGTCCCGGCCGGTGCGGCGACCCAGTCGACCATCGACGCCCTCGGCGAACTGCTCTCCCCCGGGGACGTGGTGGTGGACGGCGGCAACTCCCGCTGGACGGACGACGAGAAGCACGCCCGGGAGC from the Streptomyces xinghaiensis S187 genome contains:
- the dnaN gene encoding DNA polymerase III subunit beta; the encoded protein is MKIRVERDVLAEAVAWAARSLPARPPVPVLAGLLLKAEDGSLSLSGFDYEVSARVSVEADVEEGGTVLVSGRLLADICRALPNRPVEISTDGVRVTVVCGSSRFTLHTLPVEEYPALPDMPDATGTVPGEVFAAAAAQVAIAAGRDDTLPVLTGVRIEIEGDTVTLAATDRYRFAVREFLWKPEVPDLSAVALVPAKTLLDTAKSLTSGDTVSIALAGSGKGEGLIGFEGAGRRTTTRLLEGDLPKYRTLFPTEFNSVAVIETAPFVDAVKRVALVAERNTPVRLSFEQGVLILEAGSSDDAQAVERVDAQLDGDDISIAFNPGFLLEGLSAIDSPVAQLSFTTSTKPALLSGRPAVDAEADDAYKYLIMPVRLSG
- the dnaA gene encoding chromosomal replication initiator protein DnaA; amino-acid sequence: MADVPADLAAVWPRVLDQLLGDDAQGIEAKDRRWLKDCQPLVLIAGTAVLAVPNEYAKGVLEGRLSPLISDALSRECNQTVRLAVTVSAAESGSAPPAPAQNPVPQQAQHYEEPQHPDPQRDVYDYDGGYDGYGRPADGLPTARPAYPDYQRGRPEPGAWPRPREDYGWRPPRSGGFPERDPYASPHGDQQQGRPHRYEDAPHYDEPQRYEDPQRSVPQQGDYRSGASDRPPYGSQHRDLPEPPAGRSHGGPGGPAGLPAPSGAPGPLAAQPAPATGPGEPTARLNPKYLFDTFVIGASNRFAHAAAVAVAEAPAKAYNPLFIYGESGLGKTHLLHAIGHYARSLYPGTRVRYVSSEEFTNEFINSIRDGKADAFRKRYRDMDILLVDDIQFLASKESTQEEFFHTFNTLHNANKQIVLSSDRPPKQLVTLEDRLRNRFEWGLITDVQPPELETRIAILRKKAVQEQLNAPPEVLEFIASRISRNIRELEGALIRVTAFASLNRQPVDLGLTEIVLKDLIPGGEDAAPEITASAIMAETAAYFGLTVEDLCGSSRSRVLVTARQIAMYLCRELTDLSLPKIGAQFGGRDHTTVMHADRKIRALMAERRSIYNQVTELTNRIKNS